The sequence AAACAAAATCTATAATCTCATCAATATCTTTGGATATATCGATGGCCACGATTTCGGGTCTTGGTGTCATAACTTCATTTGCATTTTTGCCATGAAAATCCAAAATCCCCTCTATCATTTCTTTTGAAGTTACATCTATAATTCCCTCTTTACTGCCTTCATCTATTAACCGTAGAATGGATTCTTCAGATACTGATTTTTTTTCCTGTCTACGAAATAAACTTCCCCAAAAAGTAAACCTTTTGACCTGCGGTTGCCCTTCCAAATAAATTCCCCCTCGATTTGAACAAAATTAAAATATGACTTTATTATACACTATTTACATAAAAATTGCAAGTTTTAACGAATCATTTCTAAACTTGCGTCTTCGCTTTTGTGACTTTCAATAATCTGTTCTATCTCTATTTTGTTTAATGACTGCAAATCGCCAGGTATTGTATTCTTGACTGATGCGGTTGCGTTGCCAAACTCTAGAGCTGCTTTAGCATCCATATTATATTTCAATAACCCATATAGTACTCCCGAAATATAGGCGTCCCCACTACCTATTCTGTCTACAACATCTATATGATGATATGGTTTTTCTTCATAAAAATCATCATTTTCTTTTTTGTAAATAATAGAAGTAAAAGAATGTAGTTTGGGACTGTGTACGAGTCTATTTGTTGCTGCTACTATACTTATATCATATTCGTTAGCAAAGCTACGCAAGATGTCTTTTGTATCACCTTCTTTGTTAAATGTGAGTCTTGCGGTACTATCAGAGCAAAAGAAAATATCCACTAACGGTAATATTTGGTTAATACATTCGCGGGCTTGATCACCACTCCAGAGGTTGCTTCTAAAGTTTACATCAAATGAGATCAGTGCTCCTGCGTCTTTAAATTTCTTCATCATTTCTATAGCGCATTGTTTGGTGTTATGGCATAAAGCGAGCGTGATGCCTGTTGTGTGAAAGCATTTTGTTTGGGTATACATATCTGCTGGAAATTCGGATGCAACAATTTTTTGGATAGAGCTGTGTGCTCGATCATAGCAGATACGAGGTTTTCTAGGATATGCTCCATTTTCATAAAAGTATATACCAAGACGCGCATCTTTTGAGGTATCAAATAGCAGATAATCGTCACTTACCCCAACAAATCGTATTCCATTTTTAGCATATTCACCGATATCGTTTGCCGGTACTTTTGAAATGACACCAGTTCTAAGACCCAACTGAGCCACTCCACTAAGAACATTGAGCTCAGCGCCGCCTACGTTTTTTTCAAGCGAATTGCCTCGAGTAAGTCGTTCGTTCATAGGTGGTGATAGGCGTAACATTATTTCTCCAAGTGATAGTAAATCAAATTTATTCATAATCTTCTCCTTTTGTTATAATGATACATTCTATTATGGATAGTTATGAACTGTTAGTCAACTGGTAAAGTTTTGTACATAAATTTTGTTTTGATTATCACAAATAATTTTGCGTGTGATGCCAGAAAAATCAGTAATAAGCGTAATTTCTCTTTTAAGCAATGATTGGATATGCTTTAGAGTTTCAGTTGTGTACAATAAGTCTAATTCTCGTCCATCAAAAATGTGTAATATAGTAAACATATTATTATTATATTCGACTATCTCCATTTCGGGAACACTATTTTTACCAATATGATTAATTAATGTAGTTTGTATTTTTGTGAATTCATTTGAAGATGTTTTTACAGTTGAAACTGCATCCTTATTGGTATATGAAAACAAGTTCATTTCTGTGCATAATTTTTCAGTGAGATAATTTCGGATGAATGAACTGTCATTGTTAAATTCACGCACGGCCAGCATTTTTGCGATATCATTTTTTTCATAAATATCAGTCCAAATTTTAAAACCTATATAATATGGATTTAACGTACCTTTCGTGGGTGAAATTACAGTATTATGTAGTGAAATAAATTCAAAATATTTATCTGCTGGCAAATTAAGTTCGTTTAAAATTTTGTAATGCCAAAAACTAGCCCACCCTTCATTGATAATTTTAGTTTCTATTTGTGGTTGAAAATACCTATTTTGTTGCGCTACGATTTGTATTATATCAGATTGCCAACCCGTGGTATTCTGTGCAATAAAGTCTAGCAGAGAGCCCTGCGCGCAATAGCTTTTAATGGAATGTGCTGCAGTCAAAATATCTTCCACTGCAGCTTCTCCAAATTCTCTGATATATTCTCGTATGCGCTGAGAGTGATATTTAAACATGGTAATAGCGTCTTTGGAACCTTGATTTTCTGTAAAAAATACATTGTTCTTAAAGAAGTCGTTGTGGGCAAATACATGGGCAATAATAAGTATCTGAGTAAGCTGAGAATTAGTTTTTAATAAATACGCAATACAGGGATTGTTGTTTATAACAACTTCAAAAGAAGTTTTGGTAGATTTTAATCTATCAAACAATTTACCAAAGCTCCAATGTGGATAGTGATTGATAAAACCTGCATATGTCATATATCCTATCATATCAGATTTATTAACAAATTCAAATTCTTGGGGATAAAAGGACAATCCGTATTGCTGTTCTAGTGCTTCTATTTGGTTGCTATAATCCATTAATGTCATCATGTACCTCGCAATCAACTACTTTTTTAAAAACTTCGAAGATGTCAGATTTTTTGAAAATTTTGAGTGCCAAAAAATTATTGCTAGTTATATGAGCATTATACTCGTTTAAAATTACACTGGAATAATTGTTAGTTTTGATCTCGATATAGCCAAATAGATTTGAACATAAGCAAAGTTCGTTTGCTAAACTAACAGCTAAATTGTTATCATCAGTCCAGTTATCACCGTCACTGCAGTGAAAGGTATATACGTTCCAAAGACGAGGATCGTATCGTTCTTTTATGATCTCTAAAGCTTTTGTGTATCCAGAGCTGATGTATGTACCGCCACTTTCACCTTTGTGAAAAAAGTCATTTTCTGTAACTTCTTTAGCGATAGTGCTATGGGCAATAAATATCATCTCCACTTTGGCGTATCGAATTTTGATAAATTGGTACAAAAGAAAATAAAAGCTTTTAGCCATATCCTTTTTTGTTGTTCCCATAGAACCTGAGGTATCCATAATGCACACGATAACAGCATTTGAATGATTGATTTGCTTTTTGGCAAGAGATTGATATCTAATATCTTGATTAATAAACCGACCATTCTTATTGCGTATAATTTTTTCTTGAAGAGTTCTTTTTTTCGCAAACCGAGGATATATACCAGTTTTTTTGATGCCTGATCTTTTTTGAGTGCTAAAATATTCCAGATTTTTGAATTTCTTTTCATATAAGTTGGGCAATTCTAGCTGTTCAAACAGCAAAGCGAGAGCATCGTCTAACACGATTTCGCTTTCATAAATATCTAGGCCCGCCTCATTGCTAGCTTCCATTTCAAAGTCACATTTTTCATTTACCACTTCATCGCCATCGCCAATAGCAACGTATTCTGTAGAAGATCCAAATTTAAATCTATATTCCGGAAGCTCTTGTATTCTAACTTTAACAATATTGCCCGCCGCTGTTTCTGTAATACTTTCGCCTACAATTAGCATATCAATATTTTCTCTGATGCTTTTCTCAACCAATTTTCTATGCCTCTTTGCGTCGCAGATGGGAGTGTATGATACATGGTCCGAAAAATCTCTAAATATAGCCATTGTTTTAACCTCGATGAATGAAATAGGCCAGATAGTCCAATGTATCTTTGGCACATGTGGAGCAATATCCAGCTTCTATCAATTTGGCGATCATATCATCATACTTTTGGCGATCCGAGCCGGCGTTAGAATTCTCGGCAGTGACAACTCGAGTAAGCTGTTTTAATGAAGTAACAAGCTTTGTTTCGATAGCTTTTTTGAGAGGTGGATAGCAAGTATATTCTATTAAATTTCCCAAGTTAGCTTGAGTGCGCACATAGGCGGCCACATCTTGGCGAAAGCCTTTTGCAGCACTAGCAGAGATATTTAACTGCATTTCGATCTCAGTCATAAATTCTTCGGCTGTTTCGTCTATTTCATCTGAGGCAACTGCGATATCTACATAGCGATCAAATATAGCCTGGGCTTGTTCTGTGTAACTATATATAAAATTTGTGACCACATCTTCTTCCAATGATTTTTGATAATCTTTTTTCACATAGACCTCCAAAAATTCGATATATTGCTTTTTAACATTTTCAGGTAAAATCATATCTTTGATCTCATTTTCTAATACTGCCATAAAATGAGGTGGAGTTAAGCATTTCCCGCAACTAGCAAAGGCTTTTCCAAATGTTTTCATTATAAACCTAACAGAGATGCCTTTCATCCCTTCGTGTGCTACTTTAGAAATATCAACACCTGCCTCTTCGGAATTATAAATTTTAAGCTTGGTAAATAAATCAACATTATCCGAAGGAAGTAGTCTCGTTAAAATTGCAAATTGAGCAGCAACGCGAAGCGTGTGAGGTGCAATGTGTACCCCAAAATTGGTTTGTTCCAAAAATTTTTTATAAATTTTAATTTCGTCATCCAATATTAGACAATAAGGCACTTCTATTTTCACAATTCTATCCAAAATCGCTTCATTGGTCGGATCTGCTTTAAATTTATTCCATTCTGCTTCATTAGAGTGTGCTAATATGATTCCGTCAAAGTATAACATTTCTCCGCGAGAGGGAGATGGAATCAATTTTTCTTGAGTTGCAGTGAGCATTGTATATAAATACTCCACATCATTCTTAAAGACCTCTATAAATTCTATAATCCCTCTGTTTGCTGCATGAAAAGCACCGTTTAGAGAAAAAACTCGAGGGTCATCTTCTGGGTATAAATCCATTTTAGAAATATCCACAGAGCCAATCAAGATGGAGGTATCCTGATTATTAGAGTCTACAGGAGGTACCACACCAATGCCTAAACGCTTGGATACGCTAAATTTGCTAGAAGTAATTGGAAAATTTTCGTATTTACCATTAAACTCGTGAATCAATCTATATTTACACTTAGGGCAAAGATCGCCTTGTATCTTGAGACCCAAAGCATCTTCGAAATGTTTTCTAATTTGTTTTGGTATCAAATGTAATGGTTCTTCGTGCATAGGGCAACCATCCAAATGATATATAGCAGGGCTGTTTTCTAGCAATTGTTTGATCGAATCTATTAAAGAAGATTTTCCGGCGCCAACAGGACCTACTAAATATAAAATTTGTCTTGCTTCTTCGCCACCATTCGCTGCAGCAAAGAAGTAATTTTTAATGCTAGTTAAAGTGTTCTCCATTCCAAAAAAGTTGTTTTCAAAAGTATTTAGTATCAGTTGAGCATAGAGTCGTTGATGTGCAAGTTTGTATATTGTCGGATCTTTATCTAAAATATATAAGTATTCCAAGAAAGTTATATTTAAAGATTTATCAGTTTGAATTCGTGTGTCTTCTATCAATTTAAAAAAATCCATCGAAGTACCTCCGTTTTTTCTATCATTTCAAATATATAAAATTTTTGTTTAATCTATGCATATAATCAAAATATATTTAAGCTTTAGCAATAAAACGATTCAAAGCAAGCTTCTTTTGAACAAATCTCTTTATCGATGGTGAGTATCTTTAGCAGTATCAACAAACTTAGTATATTTTCCGAGCCAAGTAAGCTCAACAGTTCCTGTAGGGCCATTACGTTGCTTGGCAATAATAACTTCGCCTATATTTTTTTTATCTGTTTCTGGATTATAATACTCATCCCTATATAAAAACATAACAACGTCTGCATCTTGCTCGATGGCACCCGATTCTCTAAGATCTGATAGCATAGGTCGATGATCGGCACGAGATTCACAGGCCCGCGAAAGTTGCGACAAAGCAATTACCGGAGCATTCATCTCACGTGCGAGAGCCTTTAGTGATCTGGAAATTTCTGAAATCTCTTGCTGTCGAGACTCAGATCTAGGATTTCCACTCATAAGTTGTAGATAATCGATCATAATTAAATCTAAGCCTTTTTCCATCTTAAGCCTACGACATTTAGCTCTCATATCCATAACCGAAATCCCTGCAGTATCGTCGATAAAAACATCCGCTCCGGTAATTTTAGGAATGGCATGCGCTAAGGCATCAAAATCGGCAGTATTTAATTGTCCGGTTCGTATTTTTTGAGCATCCACGTGCGCCTCGCTACAAAGCATTCTATTTACGAGTTGATCTTTTGCCATTTCCAAGCTAAATATAGCTACTTTTTTATGATTTACAATAGCGGCAGCCTGAATTATGTTTAATGCAAAAGCAGTTTTTCCCATAGAAGGTCTTGCGGCTACCAAAATTAAATCTGAAGGTTGTAATCCAGAAGTCTTATAGTCTATGTCCGTAAAGCCTGTGGGTATTCCAGTAATTTGCCCTCCCGCTCTATTTGCTTGTTCGATTTTATTTATGGTTGTGACGATAATTTCATTGACATGTAAAAAATCATCAGTTTGTTTATTTAAGAGTGCATTAGATAATTCTGCTTCTGCGTAAGCCATAATATCAGAAATAGGCTCTTCAGCTGAATAACTTTTGTTACTAATATTAGCAGAAGCATTAATGAGACGGCGTAAATTAGATTTATCTGCAACTATGTTAGAATATTCTTTGATATGAGCTGAAGTTGGAGTAACAGCAGTCAGATTAGCAAGATAATCAAGTCCTCCAATTTGTTCGAATTGACCACGTTCTATCAATTTTTCTTTAAGCGTTATAATATCTATAGGAGTATTTTTTGCGTATAGTTCGAGAGTTGCGGCGAAAATTTCTTTATGAGTAGGGCGATAAAAATCATCTGCTGATAAAATTTGTGATGCAATAGAAATTGCATCGCCAGAATCACCGTCCATAATAATTGAGCCTAAAACAGATTGCTCTGCGTCGATACTGTGTGGTGGAATGCGCATGTTTTCCAAAATAATTTTCCTGCCTTTCGATGTAAACATTTATTTTTATTAAGTATTGACTATTTTTGTGTAATTTAAACTTGCAAAAGGAAATAACATGATCGCAAAAGTGGTTTACATTTGAGTGGTAATTTGGTATAATGAGGTAAAATATTTTTAAAATTCTATAAGAAAGATATAATAGGTGAACGACATGATAGTAATAGAAAATTTATGTAAAGTATATGATAACAAATTTGAAGTTTTAAAAGGAATAAATTTATCTATAAAAGAGGGCGAATTAATCTGCCTTCTAGGCACCAGTGGATGCGGAAAGTCTAGTCTATTAAATATTATTTCTGGACTGCTGCAACCATCTGATGGAGATATTAAATTTTATGGAAAATCTATCCTCAATACACATCCGAAAGATAGAAATATAGCCTTAGTATTTCAAAATTATGCTCTATACCCACACATGACAGTATTAGAAAATATTATGTTTCCTTTAAGAGTTGGTAAAAATAAAGTTTCCGAAGAAGAAGCAAGAAAATGTGCACATGAATATATGGAAATTACAAATATAGAAGCATTAGAACATAAGCGTCCGGCAAAGTTATCTGGTGGACAACAACAAAGAGTGGCAATAGCAGCTGCCTTGATTCAAAAACCTAAAATTTTATTGTTAGACGAGCCTTTAAATAATTTAGATGCAAAACTGCGAATAAAAATAAGAGAAGAAATTAGAAGTTTAGTAAAAAATATGAATATCACAACTATATTTGTAACACACGATCAAGAAGAAGCGCTCTCAATTAGCGATCGAATTGCATTGATGGAAAATGGAACTATTGCTCAATTTGATGATCCGCAAAATTTATATTTAGAACCAGAAAGCTTATTTGTTGCAAAATTTATGGGCAACCCACCAATAAACTTATTTATAATGAGAAAGCAAGGATCAGAATTGATTACACCAGATTTTAACATCTCTATAGATAAATTGATACCCGAAAAATTTCGACGTAAATTAGAAGAAGAAGATTATTTGATAGGGATTCGTCCAGAATATTTTTTGTTAAATGAAGACGAAATATTTAGCGCAACGATAATGCTTAAGGAACTGGTGGGAAGAGACTGTGTTTTAACGTTTAAAATAAATAAACAAGTTGCTAAAATAATAGTTAATACAAATACAAAATTAACAGAAGGAGATAGAATATTAATTGGAATAGATTATAAAAATATTTATATATTCACGATTGATGGGATAAGGGTGTATTAATGAAAAAAATAGACAAAGAAAAACAAAGAAATTCATTGAAAGCTTGGTTATTTTTGGCACCAGCTTTAATTATTATCACAATATTTAATATATTTCCATTATTACGGACGATAGAAATTTCATTTCAAAAGGGTTCGCTCACACATCCAAAATTTAATGGAATTCAAAATTATATTACAGTATTAACAGATGATAAGTTTCATAAAGCAGTCTGGAACACGTCGGTATACTCATTTATTGTGGTGCCGGTGGGCATAATTATTGCTTTATTAATTGCTGTTATGCTATATGAAAAAGTAAAAATGAGGGGGTTTTTCGAAGTTATATTTTTTATTCCGTATGTTACTAGTACAGTAGCAGAAGGAGTAATTTTTCGTGTATTGCTTAATGAAGATTATGGTGTTATTAATCATTTTTTGGGGCGTATAGGCATAGGACCAATAGATTTTTTGGATAACCCGGATACTGCCTTAATGACCCTAATTATATTTGGAATATGGTCGAGTATAGCGTTTAATATAATTATATTGTTGTCTGGAATTCGAAATATAAATCAACAATATTATAAAATGGCTGATATGTATGGGGCAACTGGATATGAAAAACTATTTAATATAACTTTGCCACAACTTGTTCCGATGATAACGTTTTTGCTAACGGTCAATTGTATTAATGCCTTCAAAATATATACAGAAGTATACGCAATTTTCAATGGCAAACCGGGAATAGCAAATAGCGCAATAACTGCAGTATACTACATATATGATAAATTTTATGTAACCAATAGATATGGCGAAGGAATGGCAGCGACCGTGGTGCTATTTGTTATCATAGTGATATTTACCATAATTCAAAATTTGGTTCTAAAAAAAATTACTAAGAGGTGAGTAAATGTTAAATAAAATAACAACCTTAATTGTATACATATTTATAACTACAATGGCTCTGATTACGTTGTTTCCATTTCTATATATGATACTAACAAGTTGGATGACCTTTGAACAAATAATCGCACAGCCTATGAAAATCATCCCTGAGGAATTACACTTTTTGAATTATGTAGAAGTGTTGCAAAATTCATCATTTTTTCGATATTTTTTTAATACATTTATAACAGCGACAGTTTCTACGTTGGGTATGCTAGTTACTACAATTTTAGCGACGTTTGCATGTGTGAAATTGGATTTTTATGGTAAAAGAGTATTGATGGTTTCTATGATTGCCCTATTGATGATTCCAGATGAAATTGTAGTATTTAGTAATTATCAAACCATTGCTCAACTTGGACTCATGAATACTTACACAGGGTTGGTTCTTCCGTCGTTTGCAAGCGTTTTCTATATTTTTTACCTTAATAAATTTTTAGCGTCAATGCCGAATTCGTATTATAACACAGCCAAGATGACTGGAGTACCCGATATTAAATTTATTACCAAAGTGTTGATTCCATTAGCGCGACCAGGGATTTTTACCATAGGCTTACTAAGTTTTATAGAAGAATGGCATTCGTTTATATGGCCAATTTTAATAACCAATGATCCAGAAATGCGATTGCTATCAGATGGTCTTAGCTCGTTTGTTATACAAAGTGATCGAGACATACATCTGCAAATGGCAGCTGCAACTATTACGGTTGTACCTATTTTAATATTATACTTTATATTTAGACGCGAAATTATTAAAGGAGTAGTGGCAACAGGTTTAAAATAAAAGAAAAGGTGGTATGATATGAAAAAATTGTTATATTTGTTATTAGCAACATTTATGTTAGTGGGATGCGAAGCCTCGGAGGACGAAGAAATAGCAACGGGGCCGGTAGAAATTACATTTTGGCATGTTGTTAATGGAGAGCAAGCTGTCTTATTAAATGAACTTACGGATAGATTTATGGCAGCAAATCCCGAAATTATAGTAAAATTAGAAAGTCAGCCAGATCACAACGAGTTAAGTGCAACGATTTCGTCGACTCTAATTAGCCCAGATCATTTACCTACAATGACACAAGCGTACATAGATTGGCTCTTATACCCTATTCAAGATGGATTAGTCTTAGATATTTTGCCGTTGATAACAGATACGCCCGATAAAACAGCTTCCTACAATGATATAAATCCAGAATTTTTAACGCATCTGATGATAGATGGAGGGTTATATGGAATGCCGTTTACTAAATCTAGCGAAGTGATTTGGTATAATAAAACTATATTTGATGAACTAGGATTGACTCCACCCGATACATTTGATGAGCTTGCGACCGTATCAAAAGAGATTTATGAAAAAAAGGGCATTCCAGGAGCTGGATTTGATTCGTTATCCAATTATTTTTATAGCTACTTAAATTACCTCGGAGTTACATTTGATCCGAACGAAGATCAGATGGCAGCTTTGAACGAAATGGCGCACTACTATTTGGACGGTATTAAAGAAGGCTATTTCAGAATAGCAGGGACTGACAAATATCTATCTCAGCCTATGGGAGATCAAAAACTAGCTATGTATATTGGCTCAACTGCTGCGGGGACATTTATAGAGAAAAATGCTGCTGGGAAATTTGAGTTAGCCACAGCATCATATCCGGACGAGTATGCTATACAGCAGGGAACTGATGTTTTTATATTCACTACCGCGAGCCAGCGTGAGCAAGATGCCGCGTTGCAATATGTCAACTTTCTAGCAAGTCCAGAAATTCAGCTAGAATGGGCTATCGAAACAGGATATCTCCCAATTCGAAATAGTGTACTCAGTTCTGAAGAATATCTCAATTCCAATTCATTAATTCCAGGGTTAATCGAACATATGTTTAGTAAGCCTGTTGTTCCAAATGGCAATGCTGTTATCGCAGAAATCGAAATGGTATTAGAAACAATTTTATCGCAAGAGGATACTACTGACGCTGAAGTAGAAAAAAATTTACAAAATCTACAATATAGTCTCTCGTCTATCTGGGAATAAAAAATAAGGGATGCACCTGCGTTGGGTGGTCCCTTTTTATTTGCCTACTTTTTGATAATACTTTTTAGTGAGTCTTCAAAAAATTCATTTAGGCGTTGCTCTAACAAATCTCGGCTCTCCTCTTCGAATGCACAGACGATTTTTTCACGATGCATTATGGCAGATTTTCTAGCAGAACTAGAGTTTAGTATCTTAATAGAAGACTCGGTTCGAAGCAACACCAAAGTTTGCATTAGCTTGAAATAAATGCCATTGCCGCATTCCGAACCTACATATAAATCTAAATTGTTTAAATTTTCCAGAAATTCCACGGAACTAATTTTTCGCCATCCATCAGCCGCTATTTCATTTATCAATTTTCTCATCTGTGCCACGATCTTGCGATTTGCTCTGTCAAAACAAGATAGATAAATATCTGTTTCGATCAATTGTCTGGCAGCGTAAATATCTTCTACATTGTTTAGTTCTTTATGATATATCCACGTAATCGTTTTATCTGGAATCAGGACTTTGTTATCAGATACAAACGTGCCCTCGCCTGGCTTTATCACAATCATTCCGATCAACGAAAGAGCCCGCAGTGCTTCGCGAACTCTACTTCTAGTTACATTAAATACCACTGCTAATTCACGTTCGGTAGGTAATTGTTCACCCGCGGCCAATTTGCCGTCTATTATCTGTGTTGCAAGCTGTTCCATAATTTGTTCTGTAATGGTTACTTTTTTTACTGGTGTTATTTCCATAAACTTTCACTTCCCATCAAAAAACTTTACCATATTATATCGCAAGAACTAGTTAGGCACAAGTAAATATATATCGCCGCTATATGCGAGTGCCACCACTGTTATTAGATTTGTAACAAGCTTCCACAACGCGCATTGTTTGGTAAGCATCATCCACGCTGTTCATATATTCATATGCGGGGTCTTCTAATTTACGCAAAAGCCCTCCCATAGTTC is a genomic window of Candidatus Epulonipiscium viviparus containing:
- a CDS encoding FadR/GntR family transcriptional regulator, with the protein product MEITPVKKVTITEQIMEQLATQIIDGKLAAGEQLPTERELAVVFNVTRSRVREALRALSLIGMIVIKPGEGTFVSDNKVLIPDKTITWIYHKELNNVEDIYAARQLIETDIYLSCFDRANRKIVAQMRKLINEIAADGWRKISSVEFLENLNNLDLYVGSECGNGIYFKLMQTLVLLRTESSIKILNSSSARKSAIMHREKIVCAFEEESRDLLEQRLNEFFEDSLKSIIKK